The following proteins are co-located in the Neofelis nebulosa isolate mNeoNeb1 chromosome 18, mNeoNeb1.pri, whole genome shotgun sequence genome:
- the PVRIG gene encoding transmembrane protein PVRIG isoform X2: MDRPRALVLLLALLTLCITAGTPEVWVQVQMEATKSPSFTVRCGFLGSGSVSLVTVSSGGPDGAGGTRLAVLHPEFGIQHWPPVCQVHWETKTSISLTLEEGSEGISPNPNTTFCCKFVSFPEGSQEACGNLFLSTDQGLPAPTPSPILRADLAGILGVSGVLIFGCVYLLYLLHRQRHWSVMKLQPPFTSPQTQTRARVASQASLASLHIPYTTVNTNRYRLATLDTVLQPRPLSPWAVFPAHTACQPRPPAPWVPLPASARSSFVSIENGLYAQAGERPLPVGPNFVHFPDPVGHRTTEEHLGVR, encoded by the exons ATGGACAGGCCCCGGGCCCTGGTCCTGCTCTTGGCGCTGCTGACACTCTGCATCACTGCTG GGACCCCTGAAGTGTGGGTGCAAGTTCAGATGGAGGCCACCAAGTCCCCGTCCTTCACTGTCCGCTGTGGATTCCTGGGATCTGGTTCTGTCTCCCTGGTGACTGTGAGCTCTGGGGGGCCCGACGGTGCCGGAGGGACTAGACTGGCTGTTTTGCACCCAGAATTTGGCATCCAGCATTGGCCCCCCGTCTGCCAGGtccactgggaaaccaaaaccAGCATCTCCCTCACCTTGGAAGAAGGGTCTGAGGGGATAAGCCCCAATCCCAACACCACCTTCTGCTgcaaatttgtttcctttcctgaagGCTCCCAGGAGGCCTGTGGGAACCTCTTCCTCAGCACAGACCAAG GGCTCCCTGCCCCTACTCCATCCCCCATACTGCGGGCTGACCTGGCTGGGATCTTGGGGGTCTCAGGGGTCCTCATCTTTGGCTGTGTCTACCTTCTCTACCTGCTGCATCGGCAGAGGCACTG GTCTGTCATGAAGCTTCAGCCACCCTTCACCAGCCCCCAGACACAGACGCGAGCAAGG GTGGCCAGCCaagcctccctggcctctctccACATCCCGTACACTACTGTCAACACCAACCGTTACCGCCTCGCCACTCTAGACACGGTTCTTCAGCCCCGGCCACTGTCCCCATGGGCAGTGTTCCCCGCCCACACGGCGTGCCAACCGCGGCCTCCTGCCCCCTGGGTGCCCCTGCCAGCCTCTGCACGCAGCAGTTTCGTCTCCATTGAGAATGGACTTTATGCTCAGGCGGGAGAGCGGCCTCTCCCAGTTGGCCCCAACTTTGTCCATTTCCCTGACCCTGTGGGGCACAGAACCACGGAGGAGCACTTAGGAGTTCGATGA
- the PVRIG gene encoding transmembrane protein PVRIG isoform X3: MDRPRALVLLLALLTLCITAEFGIQHWPPVCQVHWETKTSISLTLEEGSEGISPNPNTTFCCKFVSFPEGSQEACGNLFLSTDQGLPAPTPSPILRADLAGILGVSGVLIFGCVYLLYLLHRQRHWSVMKLQPPFTSPQTQTRARQVASQASLASLHIPYTTVNTNRYRLATLDTVLQPRPLSPWAVFPAHTACQPRPPAPWVPLPASARSSFVSIENGLYAQAGERPLPVGPNFVHFPDPVGHRTTEEHLGVR; the protein is encoded by the exons ATGGACAGGCCCCGGGCCCTGGTCCTGCTCTTGGCGCTGCTGACACTCTGCATCACTGCTG AATTTGGCATCCAGCATTGGCCCCCCGTCTGCCAGGtccactgggaaaccaaaaccAGCATCTCCCTCACCTTGGAAGAAGGGTCTGAGGGGATAAGCCCCAATCCCAACACCACCTTCTGCTgcaaatttgtttcctttcctgaagGCTCCCAGGAGGCCTGTGGGAACCTCTTCCTCAGCACAGACCAAG GGCTCCCTGCCCCTACTCCATCCCCCATACTGCGGGCTGACCTGGCTGGGATCTTGGGGGTCTCAGGGGTCCTCATCTTTGGCTGTGTCTACCTTCTCTACCTGCTGCATCGGCAGAGGCACTG GTCTGTCATGAAGCTTCAGCCACCCTTCACCAGCCCCCAGACACAGACGCGAGCAAGG CAGGTGGCCAGCCaagcctccctggcctctctccACATCCCGTACACTACTGTCAACACCAACCGTTACCGCCTCGCCACTCTAGACACGGTTCTTCAGCCCCGGCCACTGTCCCCATGGGCAGTGTTCCCCGCCCACACGGCGTGCCAACCGCGGCCTCCTGCCCCCTGGGTGCCCCTGCCAGCCTCTGCACGCAGCAGTTTCGTCTCCATTGAGAATGGACTTTATGCTCAGGCGGGAGAGCGGCCTCTCCCAGTTGGCCCCAACTTTGTCCATTTCCCTGACCCTGTGGGGCACAGAACCACGGAGGAGCACTTAGGAGTTCGATGA
- the PVRIG gene encoding transmembrane protein PVRIG isoform X1, producing the protein MDRPRALVLLLALLTLCITAGTPEVWVQVQMEATKSPSFTVRCGFLGSGSVSLVTVSSGGPDGAGGTRLAVLHPEFGIQHWPPVCQVHWETKTSISLTLEEGSEGISPNPNTTFCCKFVSFPEGSQEACGNLFLSTDQGLPAPTPSPILRADLAGILGVSGVLIFGCVYLLYLLHRQRHWSVMKLQPPFTSPQTQTRARQVASQASLASLHIPYTTVNTNRYRLATLDTVLQPRPLSPWAVFPAHTACQPRPPAPWVPLPASARSSFVSIENGLYAQAGERPLPVGPNFVHFPDPVGHRTTEEHLGVR; encoded by the exons ATGGACAGGCCCCGGGCCCTGGTCCTGCTCTTGGCGCTGCTGACACTCTGCATCACTGCTG GGACCCCTGAAGTGTGGGTGCAAGTTCAGATGGAGGCCACCAAGTCCCCGTCCTTCACTGTCCGCTGTGGATTCCTGGGATCTGGTTCTGTCTCCCTGGTGACTGTGAGCTCTGGGGGGCCCGACGGTGCCGGAGGGACTAGACTGGCTGTTTTGCACCCAGAATTTGGCATCCAGCATTGGCCCCCCGTCTGCCAGGtccactgggaaaccaaaaccAGCATCTCCCTCACCTTGGAAGAAGGGTCTGAGGGGATAAGCCCCAATCCCAACACCACCTTCTGCTgcaaatttgtttcctttcctgaagGCTCCCAGGAGGCCTGTGGGAACCTCTTCCTCAGCACAGACCAAG GGCTCCCTGCCCCTACTCCATCCCCCATACTGCGGGCTGACCTGGCTGGGATCTTGGGGGTCTCAGGGGTCCTCATCTTTGGCTGTGTCTACCTTCTCTACCTGCTGCATCGGCAGAGGCACTG GTCTGTCATGAAGCTTCAGCCACCCTTCACCAGCCCCCAGACACAGACGCGAGCAAGG CAGGTGGCCAGCCaagcctccctggcctctctccACATCCCGTACACTACTGTCAACACCAACCGTTACCGCCTCGCCACTCTAGACACGGTTCTTCAGCCCCGGCCACTGTCCCCATGGGCAGTGTTCCCCGCCCACACGGCGTGCCAACCGCGGCCTCCTGCCCCCTGGGTGCCCCTGCCAGCCTCTGCACGCAGCAGTTTCGTCTCCATTGAGAATGGACTTTATGCTCAGGCGGGAGAGCGGCCTCTCCCAGTTGGCCCCAACTTTGTCCATTTCCCTGACCCTGTGGGGCACAGAACCACGGAGGAGCACTTAGGAGTTCGATGA